A genomic stretch from uncultured Cohaesibacter sp. includes:
- a CDS encoding 5'-nucleotidase C-terminal domain-containing protein: MSNKDVHARTSMSRRSLLLGGVAVATSAAFSSMLTFRANATPMAGELQLVPATPNPNGIIDKLFLLKGDPLGGPITTIVAEDGSPVPVPVLEEGERRVLRVLHFNDMHNHITDLHGKKGNTHRLAQMVKLVKDARANAAENEAVLFVSAGDDHTGSIFDELMGWTPEEFVADASYRAYSAAGVEIAALGNHEFDRGAELLKKGKDTDATFPLLSANVHSSGYMKRDEDYTAAAVADINGLRVGLIGLTTNIDTRVGQPNDPTLAVDRPVTALSNLLPAVSEISDVVVILSHCGYGIGQHKSGKAATARDIGDGDFAIAKIASELSEKPIVIVGGHTHTKLNETGIDENNLKDGVLITQALAHGKFLGDIAISIAAHQGRKDWYNSVLLHPIKASDKRVASDDPKYSSLQQQGDWDTEFEETVVGPLLKQLDSKLAETIGTVKADTLGREATIASRYIGESALGNFMNDAVVARSETFPGGKVDFALFNATGLSAGVEKGPLTFKAWYDVMPYADAIHVATVTGAQLRAILNNNAVRLLRPEEVDGVDLNGFVSRGFLHFSSGIRYEIALGADAKSVKAVNITLNGQPIEEVLDKTFTLAINSYIAFGAYGEAWNGTPISGGVAGNIPSFDLRKLDYNHTGLVYRNEVIAFIRDLKVITKDDGAKLDGRLTVRA; this comes from the coding sequence ATGTCCAACAAAGACGTTCATGCGCGCACGAGCATGTCACGACGCTCCCTGCTGCTCGGCGGGGTCGCCGTCGCCACGAGTGCAGCCTTCTCCTCCATGCTAACCTTCCGCGCCAACGCAACCCCGATGGCTGGCGAATTGCAGCTGGTTCCGGCTACGCCGAACCCGAACGGCATCATCGACAAGCTCTTCCTGCTCAAGGGCGACCCGCTCGGCGGTCCGATCACGACCATCGTCGCCGAAGATGGCAGCCCCGTTCCGGTCCCTGTTCTGGAAGAAGGCGAACGGCGTGTGCTGCGCGTTCTGCATTTCAACGACATGCATAACCATATCACCGATCTGCACGGCAAGAAGGGCAACACCCATCGCCTTGCGCAGATGGTCAAGCTGGTCAAGGATGCGCGGGCCAATGCCGCCGAGAATGAAGCCGTGTTGTTCGTTTCTGCGGGCGATGATCATACCGGCTCTATCTTTGACGAACTCATGGGTTGGACCCCGGAAGAATTTGTTGCCGATGCCAGCTACCGCGCCTATAGCGCCGCCGGTGTCGAGATTGCAGCTTTGGGCAATCATGAATTTGACCGTGGCGCCGAATTGCTCAAGAAGGGCAAGGATACAGATGCAACCTTCCCGCTGCTTTCAGCCAACGTGCATTCTTCAGGCTATATGAAGCGCGATGAAGATTACACAGCCGCTGCGGTCGCAGACATCAATGGTCTGCGCGTCGGGCTGATTGGCCTCACGACCAATATCGACACGCGCGTCGGTCAGCCAAATGACCCGACCCTTGCAGTGGACCGCCCGGTGACGGCGCTTTCCAATCTACTGCCTGCCGTTTCGGAAATCTCCGACGTTGTCGTTATTCTGTCGCACTGCGGTTATGGCATCGGCCAGCATAAGTCCGGCAAGGCAGCCACGGCCCGCGACATTGGCGACGGCGACTTTGCGATTGCGAAGATTGCCAGTGAGCTGAGCGAAAAGCCGATCGTTATTGTGGGAGGCCATACGCACACCAAACTGAACGAAACTGGCATTGATGAGAATAACCTCAAGGATGGCGTGCTCATCACGCAGGCGCTGGCACATGGCAAGTTCCTTGGAGACATCGCCATTTCCATCGCCGCGCATCAGGGCCGCAAGGATTGGTACAACTCGGTCTTGCTGCACCCGATCAAGGCCAGCGACAAGCGCGTTGCCAGCGATGATCCGAAATACTCTTCCCTGCAACAGCAAGGTGACTGGGACACGGAATTCGAGGAAACGGTGGTCGGCCCTCTGCTCAAGCAGCTCGACAGCAAGCTGGCCGAAACCATTGGCACCGTGAAAGCAGACACCCTCGGGCGTGAGGCCACCATCGCCAGCCGTTATATCGGCGAGAGCGCCCTTGGCAACTTCATGAATGACGCCGTGGTCGCCCGCTCGGAAACCTTCCCCGGCGGCAAGGTCGATTTTGCCCTCTTCAACGCAACGGGCCTCTCAGCCGGCGTTGAAAAAGGGCCTCTGACTTTCAAGGCCTGGTATGATGTGATGCCTTATGCGGACGCCATCCATGTCGCCACAGTGACCGGAGCCCAGCTGCGGGCCATCCTCAACAACAATGCAGTGCGTCTGTTGCGTCCGGAAGAGGTTGACGGCGTTGATCTCAATGGCTTCGTCTCGCGCGGGTTCCTGCATTTCTCCTCAGGCATTCGCTATGAGATCGCCTTGGGTGCAGATGCCAAATCTGTAAAGGCTGTCAACATCACGCTCAATGGCCAGCCGATTGAAGAGGTTCTGGACAAGACCTTCACCCTTGCGATCAACAGCTACATCGCCTTTGGCGCTTATGGTGAGGCATGGAACGGCACGCCGATCTCCGGTGGCGTGGCGGGGAATATCCC